DNA from Acanthochromis polyacanthus isolate Apoly-LR-REF ecotype Palm Island chromosome 7, KAUST_Apoly_ChrSc, whole genome shotgun sequence:
ttctcatcgaatttgggcgaTTTACGTTGGGGCTCAAAATTGACACCTCGATACGCGAATTTTCACGTATCTgcgaccaaataacatgcctgtAGAAAGCTCTAGTTTAACTCTTCAAGTTCCCTTTGGTCACACACTTGTCTAAGCACCGCACCTACTGAGCAGCCTGCAATATggggcgtttagggaacattggTAAATCGTAGTGTCTGTCAATAAGCAGATGTTCAGCGTTCAGATGTTCAGTGAAGTGTTTTGCCTGTGACAAGGTGGGAGGTGTGACCAAACGAGAAAGTTGGTCTCACCGGTGCCACCAGTGGAAAAgtcagtctggagccctgtgaGATGATGAGCAGATATTCAGTAGGTCGAATGTAATAAAAGTGGTTTCTCATGCTACCTGAGTTCCAGCTTGTGTCTTCTGCACATTCAAAGGGAtggcagaaaaagaaacatggcAAACATTTCAGAGGAATATAGTTTATGCAAATGAAGAGGCTCCGTGGCAGTGTCGGCCTTACACTGGCTGGCCTGCTATATGTCACAAACTCCAGCACACAAACCAATCTGCTGCTGCTAGAAAATCATTTCAGGGGGTGGAAAACTACATTTTGACATGTTTATTCCTCCTCAGTAAACCTAAGCATTGATTCAGAGCACAGGGCTGAAGGGGAAGCTGCCGGCTCGCACTCACATCATGGGTCCTGTCAGCGTTGGGGTAAGTGTCCACAAATATTCCAAGTCCAGTGAACTGGTTCATGTTGCCAAACACAGGACCTGCAAACAAACAGCGAGGCAGAGCAGGGAGTGGGTCACAGGGAACAAGCTGCAGCCATATTCTGATACCATTCATGCTTCTGTtccctttttgttgttgtttttactcctGTCAAAGTAAACGGGATAACTTTTAGGTTTTGGACTGCTAGCAGGACAAAATAAGCTGTTTAAATACGTTAACTAACGGGATTCATTCATGCTTTTTACAATGTTTCAAAAAGGTGTCAAAGCTCTACATAAATTTAGCCACTCTACAGAATAAGTAATAGAAGGGAAAGCgttgaagtttgtttttttttaagctgtcaCACTGAGCTGATCAGACTCTTTGTATAAAAGCTGAGACAAACACTTCCAGTTGAAAGTGTCCCTCTTGCTAGTGATTGTGATAAAACGGTTCTTTGGttggtttaaaaatgacaaaaacatgacctCAAACATACGACAGGATTGAAATCAGTGACCCATGCAGCTGATACTGAAACCCCCCCACCTCACTGGAAAAGCAATGCTCTAGTACAAATGAAGCTttagaaacagcagctgatcttGTGGATATTGTTACGGGGAATTGCTTCTTGCATCTGTCAAACGTAGAAATAGAAGACTGAAAAATTGTGGTTTTCAAAAGACGAGTTCAAGCTGCTAAAATCTCGTATCTCAAGTCACTCTGTACAGGAAACACAAACGAGCTGAGATGATATGATCTGGCTGTAAGACAGAAGGTGATGAGGAAGTGGATTAATCCTTTACGCTGTTCAGTTTAAGAAAAgcttattatcattattattaacctACCATTCAGCATGCGATCTCTGGTTAGCCAGATGGCCAGTCCATCCCCGTTTAAGTTCTTCTTTCCCTGAccatggattttaaaatgcacCTTGAGCTCCCAATCCCGCAAGACGAGAGGCTAGAAAGCAACAGAAATGAAGACAGGCAGGTTATTCTCATGCTATGGTAGGTGTAGCATTCATCTGTCAACAGAACTGAGTAATACACtcacagtttttaaagtttcaacATATGTATTACGGTCACAAAATTCCTTAGAAATATCTTTCACTTCAATTCAACATTAATCTGTCCTGTTCATGTGCCTTTTCTGAGCATTAGGCAGGAAGTGAGAGGTTCACCTGTGGTTTGTCAGATAATGATACAGATTTTTGACTCACAATTCGACTCCACACAGCTCCCTGCCTGCTCTGCAGATCTGGAGTCAGCCTCACTTGGTCGGGTGTGACCATGGCAGTGCCCATCAGGTCCCACTGTGAAGAACTAGAGAAACCCAGTCCTGCAAAACAGCAATAACGCACATTAACGACCACATTAAGGTCAGCATTACCCCCAAGTATTCTGCtttcttccagctgttttcaACACGGAGCTCAATGTCCACGCTGCCCTAAAAAAactctacattttattttatttcacagaaTTCCATCTGGGGGTAAAAAGGCTTTGTCTTGTCCTATCTCACCAGGGTTGTGCCATCCCACTGTCATTTTACCTGTTCTGTGCTCAAAATTACAACCAATCAGCTTCTTTATACTGGTTGACACCAGCAGGACATTTTAGGAGAAGTGACTGAAATGTCCTGACTGCATTCATAAGAGTTCTGTTTTAACCACTAGGACTCAGGAACAGACTGTTTCttcattttacatataaaaCCCATCTGTAAATCATGTTACCTACAGTCTGATTTCCAGATATAAATAAGGTTATTAAACACACGTAGCCTAAACTTCAGCAACAATTCCACACTGCTGTCTGTAATAAATGTCATACCTGATCACACTGTAAACggaaaatatttatttggtATTAATTGTTTGGTATAAAGTGATGTGTTTTTCCACGTTCTGATAGTTCGAGTCGATAGAAGCAGCTGTAGATGTGTCCAGCCTTAACACGAACAAAACGCAGCCACCAAACTCCAAGCACAAATGTTTATCTTAACAATATTAGATCAGACTGAGTTCAGCATTTAAGTCATCCAtcaaaaacttttatttttatttgtttcccaGATCTTAGAGGTGGTCAAGTTTTCTGTAAATGATACTTTTGCTATAACAGATGTATGAGAAGAATGAAACCAGTGGAGCAGTAGGACTTTTACCGCAGTGCTAACATGTATTTAACTACTAAGCTCCTCATGACAGCTGCTCTTGTTACTAAGAAGATACTTAATCCTCAGACTGTCATTAGAAAGCAACCAGACTTCTGTTTGGGTTCTGAAGAACCTTCATCcaggaggcttgtttagttgtAACCACCCTAACTCATGGCTCCATTCACCACCAATGACTCAAACTCCTCCAGAGACTGGTTGTGAAACTGCTAAGTCAGGAGTGACTCAGGATGTCAATGATGGGAACGTTTTCACAGTAGATCTCAAAGCTGCGTTATTAGAGCTGATAACTGGTGTCATAGTCAACCTCCTCCAGCACTGATGGAGCAGATGCAGGTGAACTGCTCTACTTGTCCATGCTTACAAAGCTCTAGTTTGATCTCCTTTATATATAGTAGACATTAATATAAAGAGATGATCAGTTGTTTCTTCTTTAAGCTTTGAGGAACACTCTGAGCAGGAggactgagaatctacagacACACTATGATGGTAATGTTAGCTGTTAGCTAATTTTAATAGCACTGTTAACCACTGTTAACCAACTTGCTGAGGGCTAACAGCAGCTATCATTTAACATTAGCTCAGATTTATAACCACTATAGCCTGAGAGGACCAAAGTTCCTCTGAGTTAATTATTATCCCCAGCAGCTAATGCAGCTTTAGCTATCTGGCAGTTGGGCTAAACTCAGCGTTATGGTCATTTCCGATATTAAACTTCTACTGTGGGTTAATAATAACTAGTATCTCAGCTGTTAGCTAACACTAAGATAACCTCTGACTCGGGCTGAGAGTAAACTTACCTCGGTACGGCTTCGCCAGAGAATATTCCCGCTTCATAAACTCCTCCATAAAGTCCGTGTCCTCCGCCAACGACTGGCTCGTCCAAACACAAACGGTGACTAACAGACATATTAACGGACGGATGGTTTTCAAGCGAAACAttggaaataaaacacagaaactccTAAACGGAGCCCGTTGTGATTTAGTGACAGAAGCAACCATCTTTACACTCCCCCTTCAAACCGCTCACAAAATAAACTacactcttcttcttctgctgctgctttagaGGTTGAATGGCTGCTGTCAAACAACACATCAGCGCTTTACCGCCACCAGGTGGTCGGAGTGTGAATCACAACGTCTGGGTTTACAGCAACATTATAAAAACATTCATATCCACCATAAGAAATTAATATATTATGATTTAATAACATTCACCTCCTAAGCTGGTTTGTACAATGTCTATTAGCCaacaagtttatttatattgaTTAAAGTAGCAAAATTAATTGTTTAAATTACTAAATAGTTAACAAATCATGgtcatatttatttacatttcactcagttctgcttttcttagtttttagttgttgtttagTTCTAATTTTGCTTCCTAGCTAACTTTGACACTGCTGTGACTTCAATAAACTAAACAGCAAGACAGATGAGTTGATTAAAGGCCACAAAAATTTATAAATTTGACAGAATAATTGACTAAACCTGCAGAAAAGgatgaaaataatcaaattgtaatttgtttaaaatgatcaaagatCAAACTGATTAAATGCAATGGGGGAAAGTAAACTGTCTTCAGCttacttttaaaaatggatCTGAAGTAAATCTGACTTCCAGTGAGAGCTTTTTCCAGGAGAATAATGCCTCAGCACTTTGTCTGGTCGAAACTCTGGGTACCACTTAGCCCAGATCTGAAGGGACCTACCAGGTTTCAGCAAATAAATCTCTGATATATTCTGGGCTTTACATTCAGTTCTATATCTAACTGGAAGCCAGAGCAGAGATCTCAGAGTCAGAGTAGTGTGTTCCTCTCCTTGGTGTCAGTCAGTATTAGCAGCATTCTGAATGGGCTGCAGATGTCCAGAGGTCCTGTTAGGGAGGTCAGTCAGGAGTGTTCTGCAGTGGTCCTCTCTACAGCTAATACAAACATGAAGGACATTTTATAAACCTTGGTTGGACACTAAGTTTCTGAAGTTGTCTTTAAAGCACCATAATGAAGATTCTGCTACAGCTTTAACGTAGCTTGCAGATAGATTCTTGACCTGGGTGTTAGTTTTTAGTCTTATATCAAACTGTACTTTAATGTCTCTGAGGTTGGATTAAGTGCTCCTTCCTGCACCTCAGTTCTCATGTAAAATCCCCATCCTTTCCTTCTGTCCTGCTGGAGATAACCttcaatgtaaatatttttagggTCTCCTGCTTGCCTACCACTTCATTTCCTTTTACTCCGATATCAAAACTTTACTGTCAGACCCATCATCTGAATCCTGTATAAAGCTGGTTGTATTTCTATCAAGATGTCTGCTCTGCTACCAGTCCAAtaattgaaaaatgtgtttttatttttaggtaGTGTGTACTTTGTGACCatcataatatttttttcctgttgaaaTTATTCAAAACAGTGTCACAGTTTGGCAGCATCAGGTGTTTTAACAGCATTCACCCTAAAACAAACTGAGGTGGTCTCGAGGTCAACTAAAGTTTGTCGTGAATTGCATGAAGTTAAATAGCATTCTTTACCCTGTCCAGCATGAGCAACGTAATCtcctgactctcccatcatgtTCTCATCAGAACCTCCTGTAATCTCTGCTCAGCCTAGCTTATTCCTGAACACTGTGGCCTTACACTACGTCTTCAGTGACGCAGCAGGGCTTAAGAACAATCTTATCAAACTTCCGTTGACACCTAATGTACCGAACTTTTATTCTTGAGGCACAGGATGAAACTGATCAAGATGGATTTCTTTTTAATAGCATCCACACATTTTCTAACTAGGATTTTCATTCTTCTAAATaattgtcatttcgtgtcttgtttttgtcattttgtgtcttgtttttctcattttacgtctgttttcatcattttgtgtctcatttttgtcattttctctctttttatcatcttgtgtctcatttttctcattttgtgtcctttcttGTTATTTTGCTACtcgttttttgccattttctgtctcgtatttgtcattttatgtctcattattgtcgttttgtctcattgtcattttgtgtctcatttttttctttttctgtctcattttttccttttctttctcatttttgtcattttctgtgtcgtttttgtccttttctgtcttgtttctgtaattttcttcctcatttatgtaattttctgtctcatttttgtcatttcctgtcacatttttgtctttttctgtcctgtttttgtaattttgtgttttgctttattcattgttttgtgtctcgtttttgtcattttctgtcttatttttgtcatttccatcctccaacagttttcctaaagaatgtgtagtgcaaagctatgtcctctcttctattttccatcttttcatccattgtcagccttgattgaatgtctttctctacctcatattatcaggatcagactcattctttggactgttttccatcagtggtcagcagtaacagctagctaaatatctagcttctactgctgagaaaagatcacattagcatggattagcaaccctgtgaCTGTGACTAGAGTAGGGttagaaacaacacagaaaacagtctTCCTCAATTTTCTTAATTAGCAGGGTGTAATTCAATTAATAAAGATTCTGTAGGTTATTATCTACAGTTATACCCAGATATTTTACACCATTAGGAGTCCATTTAAAAGCTGACAAACCTTGGCATTCAGAGTGATTAAATGATGCAAGTGGGATAACCTCACTTTTATCATAGTTTATTTTATAACCAGAGACTCTACCAAACAAATTAAGTAAGTTTTGCAGTCGGGTAAAGGAATGAGCTGGATCGGTTATATACAACATGACATTGTCTGCAAATAAGTTAATTTTATGAACTGTCTGACCAACCACAAAACCCCCGATCTCAGAGTCCTGTCTAATTGCCTCCACCAAGGGTTCAACTGCCAGTACAAACAGGCCTGGAGACAGTGGACACCCCTGGCACGAGGATCTGGACGAGGGGAATACAGCGGACATCTGTCCATTGGTAGAAATCCTTGCTTTAGGGTTATAGTATAAAGTTCTTACCCAGTCAATAAAACTTTGCCCAAAACCAAACCTTGCCAGCACTTTAAATAGGTAAAGCCATTCCAGcctgtcaaaggctttttcggCATCTTGTGCCAATGCTACCGCTGGTTCAGATCTTGATTTAGCTAAATGGATTATGTTGAACAATCTACAGAGATTATTGGCAGATGTGCGGTTCTGGACAAAGCCACTCTGAtctggttttattatttttggtaaTATATCACTGAGTCTATTCGCTAACAATTTGGAGATCAATTTATAATCAGTATTAAGAAGCGAAATGGGCCGATAAGAGGCGCACTGTAATGgatctttatttttcttgtgtATAACTGTTAGTATGGCAGTTGAAAAGGATTCgggtaatgtgtgtgtttttgctacTAAATTTATAACTTCTGTAATAAGAGGGATAAGCAGATCTTCAAATTCTTTATAAAATTCCATTGGAAAACCGTCCTCTCCTGGTGATTTGTTTGACTGAAGTGAGTGTAAAGCTTTAATGATTTCTGCCTGAGTAAAGGAGCGGTCAAGATTCTTTCGGTCGTCTTCATCAATTTTTAACAGTTCAATTGTTGACAAAAAAGTATCAATGTGAGTAGAGTCATCTGAAAGTTCTGACTTCTATAATTTGGAATAAAAACTATTAAATGTATCTTTTATCTCTGTTGGGTCATACGTAACTGTACCTATGTCAGTTTGTATTGCATTAATTGTTCTACTGCTTTCCTCTGTTTCCAGTTGCCAAGATAAAACTTTATGTGCCTTCTCTCCCAATTGATAATATCTCTGTTTAGTTTTCAAAATATCTCTTTCAGTTTTATATGTATTGGAGTTTCCTTTGTACTAGAGATTGGTAGGTGTCATCAGAgccatttttttgaaaatctttttccaGCTGTAAAATTTCTTTCTCAAGCTTTTCAATGTCCTCTGTGTATTTCTTTTTAAGATTCTTTGTGTAAGAAATTATTTGTCCCCTCAAATAGGCTTTCAATGTATCCCATAGGATAAAACAATTGGGAGAGGAGGCACTATTTGTCTCACAGAAAAACTTAATTTGACCTcttataaatgaacaaaaatcatCCCTCTGAAGAGGAGTGGGATTCAAACGCCATctataggtttttttttttaggtataTCAGAAAACAAAATGGATAGAGTTAATGAGGAATGATCAGACAAAATTCTAGACAAATACTTTTATTGCCACTCTTACCCTTCACACCAGGTATGCAGTGAAATGTACTTTCCTCCAAAGACCAATAATAGACAGGAGCTATTATAAATCAAAATACACGTATCATTAAGGCAGAATCAGATCAGTTCAAAGACACTATATCACTGCAAAGGTAGCTGCATATGAGAGCCTTTTAACTGCTATGTAAACAGCCTGAGGTAGAAATCTCCATCACAAGTCTCAAAACAAAGCCTCTGTTCTCCAGACTCATTGCTGGTAAGCTCTCACTATCCCATGGCATTTTCTAATGATCTTTTCCACCACAGCACTACTCTCTGAGCCAATAACCAATGAGAGGCCTCAGTTTATCATGAAGTAGGTCGTCCAGTTTCCCAGAGATTGTTACAGGGAgctgaaatgtttttcaaaCCTTGCGAGTAACTGTAAGTTAGTGGGaattgtaaatgtttaattgcATATGCGGGTGTTGAAATAAACTTAAACTTAAACTTAATGAGAACCCAAATACAGACACAGATCAGTCAGACAAACACAAGGTTCTAAgacttttattcttttacaagAGCAAAGTTAACCTAAGGAAGAACAGGAAGTCAACCAAAAGAGGGGAAACTAAACCAACCCtaatataaaaaatatgcaGAATTACAAAAATTAACAAGATCAACACATGAATACTAAAAAGAACAAGCAGAATCACTAAACTAAGCAAACAAATGGGATATTCACAAAACCAGGGAACTAAACTAATGGGACAGACAAGCAGGTAGAGGAAAAACAGGTAGGAGGAAGATGCAAtggagcagagagagacaggagacaGATATAGAggcagacagagggacagaccggtcaaaacagacacagacagatggagagGGACAAGGAGGGAGAAGAGATTGGATCAGGATTCATGGCAGAGATCTTATTAGAGCCTCATGTTTCTTCATGTGCTTCTCTGGTGCCATCTATTGCCCAAAGCCAGCTGGATACCCCAGCATCTTTAAACAAAGAAGAATTAGTACAAATTAAGAAATGGAATGTTGATCATgcaaaatgtaaccaaatgtATGTACTTCAGCAGATAAACATAGATTCTTTATTGTTCGATAAAATCCCTGAAAACACCTCAACTTTTATGAAAATAATGTTGATAAACTAATGTACCCAtatcagaaaaaatacatttcattttttagacAGAAAACTTGTAAATAAATCCAACTGAAGCAGAGCACACACTTCCTGGATGATGTAAGTCTGAGTGAGTGAAGCTGCTTGTTAACTCTGATCTGTCAGGAGCTCTGCAGTTATTTGGTGGACAACAGCGCCATCATCTGGCAGCAGGCCTCATTCCTAAACATTAGGACCAAATCAGAGATGTGAGAGTGGTTGGATCAATATTTGGTCCAAAGGAAAGGTCTATGCTCCAAGCTGATGATATCTATGTCTATGTATAAATGAACATATTTACTTATGTatacatgtacacacgtggacaaaattgttggtacccctcagttaaagaaggaaaaacccacaattctcactgaaatcacttgaaactcacaaaagtaacaataaataaaaatttattgaaaattaaataatcaaaaacagccattacttttgaattgttgattaacataattatttaaaaaaacaaactaatgaaacaggcc
Protein-coding regions in this window:
- the lman2lb gene encoding lectin, mannose-binding 2-like b isoform X1, producing MVASVTKSQRAPFRSFCVLFPMFRLKTIRPLICLLVTVCVWTSQSLAEDTDFMEEFMKREYSLAKPYRGLGFSSSSQWDLMGTAMVTPDQVRLTPDLQSRQGAVWSRIPLVLRDWELKVHFKIHGQGKKNLNGDGLAIWLTRDRMLNGPVFGNMNQFTGLGIFVDTYPNADRTHDKTQAGTQRTFPYISMMLGNGTLSYDHDRDGRPTEIGGCTALARNSVHDTFLLVRYSKNRLTLLVDVDGKQEWRDCADVTGLRLPTGYFLGASSATGDLSDNHDIISMKLYQLTVERTPEEEEEEEVTIPRVDNMEQFQVEVEEEGMSGVQFFFTLLFSILGLGVLAVVGLMVYGRWKENKRKRFY